Proteins encoded within one genomic window of Candidatus Campbellbacteria bacterium:
- a CDS encoding deoxycytidine triphosphate deaminase has product MALSDKQILEQKEKGDIVIEPFIEENISTSSYDVTLGEYFFFEKSPGRFQNIYNPYDEAHVEKIWGKEPSQAQPAKETFKHYKFEFEGIEPDDKVIVLDPGETILAHTNEFIGGKKHITTMMKARSSLGRNFIEVCKCAGWGDVGYVNRWTMEITNNSKFYSIPLVVGRRVAQIIFFETGEIRGDDYTKDGKYQSIGLEGLKENWDPSMMIPKMYNDREVKQR; this is encoded by the coding sequence ATGGCGCTTTCAGACAAACAAATTTTAGAACAAAAAGAAAAAGGAGATATAGTGATCGAACCGTTTATAGAAGAAAATATTTCTACTTCAAGTTATGATGTAACGCTTGGAGAATATTTTTTCTTTGAAAAATCACCAGGCCGGTTCCAAAATATATATAACCCCTATGACGAAGCACACGTGGAGAAAATTTGGGGTAAAGAGCCGAGCCAAGCACAACCGGCAAAAGAAACATTCAAGCATTACAAATTCGAATTTGAGGGGATAGAGCCGGACGATAAGGTAATAGTGCTGGATCCGGGAGAAACTATATTAGCTCACACAAACGAATTTATCGGCGGTAAGAAACACATAACCACGATGATGAAGGCGCGATCCAGCTTGGGTCGTAATTTTATAGAAGTTTGTAAGTGCGCTGGCTGGGGAGACGTGGGATACGTGAATCGCTGGACCATGGAGATAACAAATAACTCCAAGTTTTACTCTATACCTCTAGTAGTCGGAAGAAGAGTCGCCCAGATCATATTTTTTGAAACCGGAGAAATACGCGGTGACGATTATACTAAAGACGGTAAGTATCAGTCTATAGGATTAGAAGGTCTAAAAGAAAACTGGGATCCTTCAATGATGATCCCCAAAATGTACAATGACAGAGAAGTAAAACAAAGATAG
- the rpmG gene encoding 50S ribosomal protein L33: MSQDQLIKLKSTESDYVYYSRKNKKLVTRKIELKKYDPNVRKHVLFKESKK, encoded by the coding sequence ATGTCACAGGATCAATTAATCAAACTAAAATCAACCGAGTCGGACTACGTATACTATTCTCGTAAGAATAAGAAGCTCGTAACTCGGAAGATCGAACTAAAAAAATACGACCCTAACGTGCGAAAACACGTGCTTTTCAAAGAGTCTAAGAAATAG
- the miaA gene encoding tRNA (adenosine(37)-N6)-dimethylallyltransferase MiaA, which produces MKDKILAIVGPTAVGKSNLAVNLALEFNGEVISADSRQIYKGLDIGTGKITEGEKKEVTHYMIDIADPREQYTVAEWKNNTEKIISEVLSKDRLPIICGGTGQYIEAIVDNISYPNVPPNYELRDKLQDKSPEKLFAILMSKDEDRANTIDRNNPRRIIRAIEIAESIGKVPPLESDPKYNALQIGLYLPREKLKNRIKNRLESRLEIGMVEEAKKIHSNGISYKRMDELGLEYRYLAKYLQNEMTYEEMKEKLETEIYQYSVRQLRWFRRDNRIKWFTPEENDQIQEEVRKFLT; this is translated from the coding sequence ATGAAAGATAAGATTTTGGCTATCGTTGGACCTACGGCCGTAGGGAAAAGTAACTTGGCAGTGAACCTGGCTCTTGAATTTAATGGCGAAGTAATTTCCGCCGATTCTCGTCAGATCTACAAAGGACTAGACATTGGAACCGGGAAGATAACCGAGGGAGAGAAAAAGGAAGTGACCCATTATATGATCGATATAGCCGACCCCAGAGAGCAATACACTGTAGCAGAGTGGAAAAATAACACCGAAAAGATCATATCCGAAGTTCTATCCAAGGACAGACTGCCGATCATTTGCGGAGGCACTGGTCAGTATATAGAAGCTATAGTAGATAATATTTCATATCCAAACGTCCCTCCTAACTACGAACTGCGAGATAAACTTCAAGATAAAAGTCCGGAAAAGCTTTTTGCAATACTAATGTCCAAAGACGAAGATCGCGCGAATACGATAGATAGAAATAACCCACGCCGAATTATACGCGCCATTGAAATAGCAGAATCTATTGGAAAAGTGCCGCCACTCGAAAGTGATCCTAAATACAATGCTCTTCAGATCGGTCTGTACCTGCCACGCGAGAAGCTGAAAAACCGTATAAAAAATAGATTGGAATCGCGCCTAGAGATAGGAATGGTCGAAGAAGCCAAAAAAATTCACAGCAATGGCATATCGTACAAACGAATGGATGAACTGGGATTAGAGTATCGCTACTTGGCAAAATACCTGCAAAACGAAATGACATACGAAGAAATGAAGGAGAAGCTAGAAACAGAAATATACCAATATTCAGTACGTCAACTACGTTGGTTCCGGCGCGATAATAGAATCAAGTGGTTCACTCCGGAAGAAAACGATCAAATCCAAGAGGAGGTGCGCAAATTTTTAACGTAA
- a CDS encoding AAA family ATPase, with the protein MAPFNNFTSKAREAIRKAHELAVERGQNHVNPLHLLAALILQEESSVFSILEKLEVDTILLTDNILDMLEDTQSNSTLSPSYQIYLTPELAQVLESSGKTAQDLDDEFISTEHLLIACLEIPSKARETLERFKISKDDILSILKQLREGKISDVDNSPKNRSIQKYTRSLTQLAKENKLDPVIGRDNEIHRLIQILSRRNKNNPILIGEAGVGKTAIVEGLANRVAAGDVPESLKGKDLVSLDIGSLIAGTKYRGEFEDRLKKIMKEIEKAEGQVILFVDEIHTIVGAGAAEGSMDASNMLKPALARGDLRAIGATTLKEYQKYIEKDPALTRRFQPIYVNEPSVEDATAILRGLKEKYELYHGVKITDGAIVAAVDLSSRYITDRFLPDKAIDLIDEASSQLKISLENKPELLEETHQKIMRLEVEKEALKNELEDNSKKRGLKKRIKEIDKNIADLREETSELELKWKNEKNVLTDIKRLKKEFEERRLEAEDAEARADLSKAAEIRYVEIPSIEKELDTKNKKLKKLQRSRKVLNEEVKEEDVASVVSRWTGVPVNRMLEEESRKLARIEKELKSRVKGQDQAIEKISDAIKRSRVGIADPNRPIGSFMFLGPTGVGKTELTKALAEFMFNDENALIRVDMSEYMEKHAVSKMIGAPAGYVGYDEGGQLTEKVRHRPYSVILFDEIEKAHPEVFNILLQVLDNGHLTDAKGRKVNFKNTIIILTSNVGSKHIQQMEKIGFTHPEMDDITRYDEAKSNVMKALKDHFSPEFLNRLDDVVIFNILEKEVIKNIVKIQVDVVRKRLADRGITLKLTETALEYLADKGYDPTYGARPLKRLIQSNILTPIANRMIGDGLGEGATVTVGVKKDELTFEVSKRSRKQRAKSNSKEKVAA; encoded by the coding sequence ATGGCACCATTCAATAACTTCACATCCAAAGCCCGTGAAGCAATAAGAAAAGCCCATGAGCTCGCGGTTGAGCGGGGTCAGAATCACGTGAACCCGCTGCACTTGCTCGCGGCTCTTATTCTTCAAGAAGAAAGTTCGGTTTTCTCAATACTCGAGAAACTGGAGGTGGATACTATACTTCTTACCGACAATATTCTGGATATGCTCGAAGATACGCAGAGCAATTCCACGCTTTCTCCTTCATATCAGATTTACTTAACACCGGAGCTTGCCCAAGTCCTTGAGTCGTCTGGAAAGACCGCGCAAGACCTCGACGATGAATTTATATCAACCGAGCACTTGTTGATAGCTTGTCTCGAAATTCCTAGCAAGGCTCGCGAAACACTTGAGCGTTTTAAGATATCAAAGGACGATATTCTTTCGATCTTGAAGCAGTTACGTGAAGGCAAGATCTCGGATGTAGACAACTCTCCGAAGAATCGCTCCATCCAAAAGTACACTCGATCACTAACACAATTAGCAAAGGAGAATAAGCTGGATCCGGTCATTGGACGCGACAATGAAATCCACCGCTTGATACAGATATTGTCTCGACGTAATAAAAACAACCCCATCCTTATAGGAGAAGCGGGGGTTGGAAAAACGGCTATTGTTGAAGGGTTGGCCAATCGCGTGGCAGCGGGTGACGTGCCAGAGTCACTAAAGGGAAAAGATCTCGTCTCGCTTGACATTGGCTCCCTCATAGCCGGTACAAAGTACCGTGGCGAGTTTGAAGATCGTCTGAAGAAAATAATGAAAGAGATCGAGAAAGCGGAAGGCCAAGTTATTCTCTTTGTCGACGAAATTCACACCATAGTCGGGGCAGGAGCGGCTGAAGGATCTATGGATGCATCGAACATGCTAAAGCCAGCTCTTGCGCGTGGAGATCTACGTGCAATTGGCGCGACTACATTAAAGGAATATCAAAAATACATCGAGAAAGATCCTGCTCTTACTCGTAGGTTCCAACCAATATACGTAAACGAACCTTCTGTGGAGGACGCGACGGCTATCTTGCGCGGACTAAAAGAAAAATATGAGCTCTACCACGGTGTAAAGATTACCGACGGAGCTATTGTCGCGGCTGTTGATCTATCAAGTCGCTATATCACGGATCGGTTCTTGCCGGATAAGGCAATAGATCTGATCGATGAAGCGTCCAGTCAGCTGAAGATATCGCTCGAGAATAAGCCGGAGTTGTTGGAAGAGACACATCAGAAGATAATGCGTCTCGAGGTAGAGAAGGAGGCATTAAAGAATGAGCTCGAAGACAATAGCAAGAAACGCGGACTCAAGAAACGCATTAAAGAAATAGATAAAAACATTGCTGATCTTCGAGAAGAGACCTCCGAGCTTGAGCTTAAGTGGAAAAATGAAAAGAATGTTCTTACCGACATTAAACGTCTGAAGAAAGAATTTGAAGAACGTCGGCTCGAGGCCGAAGACGCTGAAGCTCGCGCTGACCTTTCAAAGGCCGCCGAGATCCGTTACGTAGAAATACCTTCAATTGAAAAAGAGCTCGATACTAAAAACAAGAAGCTCAAAAAACTTCAGAGGTCTCGCAAAGTTCTAAACGAAGAAGTGAAAGAAGAAGACGTGGCTTCGGTGGTATCTCGTTGGACTGGAGTACCGGTTAACCGGATGCTTGAAGAAGAATCCAGAAAATTGGCCCGAATTGAAAAAGAGCTCAAAAGTCGGGTCAAGGGACAGGATCAGGCAATTGAGAAAATATCGGATGCCATTAAGCGTTCCCGAGTAGGAATTGCTGACCCTAACAGGCCGATCGGATCGTTTATGTTCTTGGGTCCAACCGGAGTAGGTAAAACTGAGCTAACCAAAGCTTTGGCTGAGTTTATGTTCAACGATGAGAACGCGTTGATACGAGTAGATATGTCCGAGTACATGGAAAAACACGCGGTTTCAAAAATGATCGGAGCTCCGGCTGGTTATGTTGGATATGACGAAGGTGGACAGCTCACTGAAAAGGTGCGCCACCGCCCATATTCGGTGATTCTATTTGACGAGATAGAGAAGGCGCACCCGGAAGTATTTAATATACTTCTACAGGTGTTGGACAATGGACATTTGACCGATGCCAAAGGAAGGAAAGTAAACTTCAAGAATACGATCATTATTCTCACTTCTAACGTGGGATCAAAACACATTCAACAGATGGAGAAGATCGGGTTTACTCATCCGGAAATGGACGATATCACTCGTTACGACGAGGCCAAGAGCAACGTTATGAAAGCGCTAAAAGATCATTTCTCGCCAGAATTCTTGAATCGTCTGGACGATGTAGTTATCTTCAATATTCTAGAAAAAGAGGTTATCAAGAATATTGTCAAAATACAGGTAGATGTGGTTAGGAAAAGATTGGCGGATAGAGGAATTACTCTGAAACTTACCGAGACGGCTCTGGAATACCTCGCAGACAAAGGCTACGATCCTACTTATGGAGCTCGACCTTTGAAACGGTTGATCCAGTCGAACATATTGACCCCAATAGCCAACCGAATGATCGGAGATGGTCTGGGTGAGGGCGCCACAGTTACTGTAGGCGTGAAGAAAGACGAGCTTACTTTTGAAGTAAGCAAGCGCTCTCGTAAACAAAGAGCTAAAAGCAATTCAAAAGAAAAAGTTGCCGCGTAG
- a CDS encoding HD domain-containing protein: MPKVKELLHEMPNNMSKEDEELVRRAFAFSEKAHEGQERYSGEPYFIHSFETAKILASINMSAVTVAAGILHDVMEDSDVSEEELKEEFGAEIVFLVDGVTKLGKLRFQGLTRHAESLRKFFIATSKDIRVVIIKLADRLHNMHTLEHVPEHKRKRIAQETLEIYAPLAYRLGIRKLTKELEDLAFPYVYPEEAEKTQKILQEREKDANAYVQKVYKLLKKKLAENGYRNAKTEFRTKGVYSLYKKLIRKDMDVERIHDLAAIRVIVPTVADCYAVLGIIHGTWRPLPGRVKDYIAFEKPNGYQSIHTDIFTGDGGIVEMQIRTEEMHREAEFGIASHLSYKQGFRGNAVNPNLLWLRQLLPRSYSREKTETEEWTRDVPSWVKELNEYQEEAYGYEFLDNLKSDFMKHRIFVFTPKGEVVDLPKDSTPVDFAYSIHSDIGDHMSSAKVNGKMSSLSTPLQNGDIVEITTKKSAQPNRKWLDFVKTALAKRHIKLFLQKGESK, translated from the coding sequence ATGCCTAAAGTAAAAGAACTATTACACGAGATGCCGAACAATATGAGCAAAGAGGACGAGGAATTGGTCCGACGCGCTTTTGCTTTTTCAGAAAAAGCCCACGAGGGACAAGAACGATACTCGGGAGAGCCATATTTTATACACTCCTTTGAAACAGCAAAAATTCTCGCAAGTATCAATATGAGCGCGGTTACTGTGGCAGCAGGTATTTTGCATGATGTTATGGAAGATTCCGATGTTAGTGAGGAAGAGCTAAAGGAAGAGTTCGGGGCTGAGATCGTTTTTCTAGTAGACGGAGTAACAAAGCTGGGTAAGCTCCGGTTTCAAGGCCTCACTCGCCATGCCGAAAGTCTGCGCAAGTTTTTTATAGCTACTTCAAAAGATATTAGGGTGGTCATAATAAAACTAGCTGACCGTCTACACAATATGCACACACTTGAACACGTACCAGAACACAAACGCAAAAGAATAGCTCAGGAAACGCTCGAGATATACGCTCCACTGGCCTACAGACTGGGAATACGTAAATTAACAAAAGAGCTTGAGGATCTGGCTTTTCCTTATGTATATCCCGAGGAAGCTGAGAAAACCCAGAAAATACTCCAAGAACGAGAGAAAGACGCAAACGCCTACGTTCAAAAAGTGTATAAGCTTTTAAAGAAAAAATTGGCCGAAAACGGTTACCGTAACGCTAAAACCGAATTTAGAACCAAAGGGGTCTACAGTTTGTATAAGAAACTCATCCGCAAAGATATGGACGTAGAAAGAATTCACGATCTGGCGGCTATACGAGTAATAGTACCAACCGTAGCGGATTGTTATGCCGTACTCGGGATCATTCATGGCACTTGGAGACCCTTGCCAGGGCGCGTAAAGGATTATATTGCTTTTGAAAAGCCCAACGGATACCAATCCATACATACCGATATATTTACCGGCGATGGCGGTATTGTGGAAATGCAGATACGCACCGAAGAGATGCACCGAGAAGCAGAATTTGGAATCGCAAGCCACCTGTCTTACAAACAGGGATTCAGAGGAAATGCCGTCAATCCGAACTTATTGTGGCTACGCCAACTGCTACCACGCAGTTATTCTCGTGAAAAAACCGAAACCGAAGAATGGACGCGCGATGTTCCTAGCTGGGTCAAAGAATTAAATGAGTATCAGGAAGAAGCTTACGGATATGAATTTTTAGACAACCTCAAGAGTGACTTTATGAAACACAGAATTTTTGTGTTTACTCCAAAAGGAGAAGTGGTCGATCTTCCTAAAGATTCAACACCCGTAGACTTTGCTTATTCCATACACTCAGATATAGGAGATCATATGAGTAGCGCCAAGGTAAACGGCAAGATGTCGTCACTTTCCACACCCCTACAAAACGGCGACATAGTAGAAATAACGACCAAAAAATCCGCGCAACCCAATCGTAAGTGGCTTGACTTCGTAAAGACCGCCCTAGCTAAGCGTCACATAAAGCTTTTCTTGCAAAAAGGAGAAAGTAAATAA
- a CDS encoding ParB/RepB/Spo0J family partition protein, with translation MSYFQGNSIFWIEVGKIKTNPHQPRKEFDEEKLQSLSESVRQYGVLQPLVVTRSEVEKSDGGISTEYELIAGERRLRAARMANLGQVPVIIKSGEEDSLLKLELAIIENIQREDLNPIDRAVAFNRLVEEFKLKHSEVGKKVGKSREYVSNTLRLLTLPEEIREAVAGSKISEGHARTLMMLSDKPDELATVFKEVVYKNLSVRETESIARRIAHDKVRKKDRRVDPELVELEGKLSESLGTRVQIESRENGGKIMIDFFSPEDVKNIITLLSSSAQNSAEKYDMLSRFINSQQASQPETKEEPEETGTEESREENIYSEPQSFEKSNESDEEVKQTESGSEEEANKTPQYDWSSYLNTREEKREDTAPAADIPTYGAEVSHGEEESESTEEEPDLTQESDSEDKKEDDNDDELYSISNFNI, from the coding sequence ATGTCATATTTTCAAGGGAACTCAATTTTTTGGATCGAAGTCGGAAAAATAAAAACCAATCCACATCAACCCAGAAAGGAATTTGATGAGGAAAAGCTGCAGAGCCTATCTGAATCGGTGCGACAGTATGGTGTTTTGCAGCCGCTCGTGGTAACGCGAAGCGAAGTAGAGAAGTCTGATGGGGGCATATCTACCGAGTATGAACTTATCGCCGGTGAAAGACGTTTGCGCGCAGCTAGAATGGCGAACCTGGGCCAAGTGCCGGTGATAATCAAAAGCGGCGAAGAAGATTCTCTTCTCAAGCTTGAGCTGGCGATCATAGAAAATATTCAACGAGAAGATCTTAACCCGATCGATCGAGCAGTAGCTTTCAACCGATTAGTAGAAGAGTTTAAACTCAAGCACAGTGAGGTTGGAAAGAAAGTTGGAAAGTCGCGTGAGTACGTATCAAACACTCTCAGATTATTGACCTTGCCTGAAGAGATCAGAGAGGCGGTTGCCGGTAGCAAAATATCGGAAGGGCACGCCCGTACACTAATGATGCTTAGTGACAAGCCAGATGAATTAGCCACCGTCTTTAAAGAGGTTGTGTACAAAAATCTCAGTGTTCGCGAAACTGAATCAATAGCTCGCAGAATAGCGCACGATAAAGTGCGCAAAAAGGATCGCAGAGTAGACCCAGAGCTTGTAGAGCTAGAAGGTAAACTTTCAGAATCGCTCGGTACGCGAGTGCAAATTGAATCTCGCGAAAACGGTGGCAAAATAATGATAGACTTTTTCTCTCCCGAGGATGTAAAAAATATAATCACTTTACTATCTTCTTCGGCGCAAAATTCCGCTGAAAAGTACGATATGCTAAGCCGCTTTATTAATTCTCAACAAGCGTCACAACCCGAAACTAAAGAAGAGCCAGAAGAAACTGGAACCGAAGAGTCGCGTGAAGAAAACATATACTCTGAACCACAGTCGTTTGAGAAAAGCAATGAATCTGACGAGGAAGTGAAACAAACGGAAAGCGGTTCCGAAGAAGAAGCGAATAAAACACCCCAATACGATTGGAGTTCTTACTTGAATACACGAGAGGAAAAAAGGGAAGACACAGCCCCTGCCGCGGATATCCCGACCTACGGAGCAGAAGTTAGTCATGGCGAGGAGGAAAGCGAAAGTACAGAAGAAGAACCGGATCTAACACAAGAAAGTGATTCCGAAGATAAAAAGGAAGATGATAACGACGACGAGCTATATTCGATCTCCAATTTTAATATATAG